In Humulus lupulus chromosome 7, drHumLupu1.1, whole genome shotgun sequence, the following are encoded in one genomic region:
- the LOC133788987 gene encoding nuclear pore complex protein NUP62, with translation MSGFPFGSSSAAATQSSFGFSFSNPSSSSSSNSAFAFVSSAPTASSFGSSPLSTANPSSTSAFPFPFSTTSTSSSSATANPSPAATSPFGFTSSSPASSSISLFGTPSSAPGSAPSLFGPSSSTGSLFGSTAAPTSSPLQFGTTTSSTPLASPLFGSASSTATSTSSLFGTTSGSPFSAASSGSSAFGASLPTSGSSSSLLGTSTVTSSGPSLFGSSTSPILFGAATAAPSSSSSFFGSSAASSAFSSSSFFGSSSSSSSASTTPAFPNLSTTSSGSNSSSASTFSASSGFSFSTSSAFGKPSTDSTATTVTSSAPIASSSSSSSAFSFGPSASQSPFGSVNAASSAITLSSTPATKPNSLSFATSATPSFSTVTTTTASSTPASSSTPQPSFSMPAFGVTSSSTTTAAGATSSSVASSTTSGPFTGFSLASKAASSGTAGSSPSFSLSTKATTPAAGSTQAQSTSTVHSIGVPTSASLALTTSTSGTITTQTSASLTVASSSGTTSSVITPVSGAPKLPSEITGKTVEEIIKEWNLELQERTGKFRKQANTIAEWDRRILQNRDVLLRLEIEVAKVVETQSNLERQLELVETHQQEVDKALQSMEEEAEHIYKDERGLLLDDEAASTRDAMYEQAEFMERELEQMTEQIKTVIQTLNSNQGGELDGNDGINPLDVVVRILNNQLSSLMWIDEKAEEFSSRIQKLATQGSAADRQLAGPKLWMS, from the exons ATGTCAGGCTTCCCGTTTGGGTCGTCCTCCGCCGCGGCTACTCAATCTTCTTTTGGTTTCTCATTCTCAAACCCTTcttcctcctcctcatcaaactctgCATTTGCATTTGTATCCTCCGCTCCCACCGCCTCTTCGTTCGGATCTTCTCCTCTTTCTACTGCAAACCCTTCTTCAACTTCCGCCTTCCCCTTCCCCTTCAGTACAACATCAACCTCTTCTTCTTCTGCAACTGCAAACCCTAGCCCCGCCGCCACGTCTCCGTTCGGCTTCACATCTTCCTCTCCCGCTTCCTCTTCAATATCTCTCTTCGGGACCCCATCGTCCGCGCCTGGGTCTGCTCCGTCGCTCTTCGGGCCCTCGTCCTCCACCGGGTCTCTGTTTGGTTCCACTGCTGCGCCAACTTCGAGTCCTCTCCAGTTTGGAACAACAACTTCATCTACGCCTTTGGCTTCACCCTTGTTTGGTTCAGCTTCGTCCACGGCGACTTCAACTTCGTCATTGTTTGGAACAACTTCTGGTTCGCCCTTTTCCGCAGCGAGTTCAGGTTCTTCTGCTTTCGGAGCCTCTTTACCCACATCGGGATCTAGCTCTTCTCTTCTTGGGACATCCACTGTGACAAGTTCGGGGCCTTCGTTGTTTGGGTCAAGTACTAGTCCGATCCTGTTTGGGGCAGCTACAGCCGCACcaagctcttcttcatctttcttTGGGTCATCAGCTGCTTCATCTGCATTTTCCTCCTCTTCCTTCTTTGGCTCTTCTTCGTCTTCATCTTCAGCTTCAACCACTCCTGCATTCCCAAACTTGTCCACGACAAGTTCTGGTTCAAATTCAAGCTCCGCTTCAACTTTCTCAGCTTCTTCAGGGTTTTCATTCTCTACTTCTTCGGCTTTTGGAAAACCCTCAACAGATTCTACAGCCACTACCGTAACTTCTTCAGCTCCTATTGCATCGTCGTCTTCAAGCTCTTCAGCCTTCTCGTTCGGACCATCAGCTTCCCAGTCTCCATTTGGGTCAGTCAATGCAGCCTCATCGGCCATTACTCTTTCTAGCACGCCGGCAACGAAGCCCAATTCATTATCATTCGCAACGTCTGCAACGCCATCGTTTTCGACCGTGACAACAACGACTGCTTCTTCAACTCCGGCTTCTAGTAGTACACCCCAACCTTCTTTCTCAATGCCCGCTTTTGGAGTAACTTCTTCGTCTACAACTACTGCTGCGGGAGCGACTTCCAGCTCAGTTGCTTCATCGACCACCTCTGGACCGTTTACTGGTTTTAGTCTAGCCAGCAAAGCTGCCTCATCTGGCACTGCTGGTTCTTCTCCGAGTTTTTCATTGTCTACCAAAGCAACAACGCCTGCTGCTGGATCGACACAAGCACAATCGACCTCTACTGTTCATTCGATTG GAGTCCCCACTTCAGCGTCTTTAGCTTTAACAACATCTACTTCTGGCACAATTACTACTCAAACGTCAGCCTCTCTTACTGTAGCGTCTAGTAGTGG AACAACCTCAAGTGTTATCACTCCTGTATCTGGTGCACCAAAGTTACCATCTGAGATTACTGGAAAGACTGTTGAAGAG ATCATCAAGGAATGGAATTTGGAGCTGCAAGAACGTACTGGAAAGTTTCGAAAGCAGGCTAATACAATAGCTGAGTGGGACAGGAGGATTTTGCAGAATCGTGATGTTCTTCTTAGGCTTGAG ATTGAAGTGGCAAAAGTGGTAGAGACCCAGTCTAACCTGGAGCGGCAACTGGAGTTAGTTGAGACACATCAACAAGAG GTTGATAAGGCTTTGCAAAGCATGGAAGAAGAAGCTGAGCATATTTATAAGGATGAGCGTGGATTACTTCTTGATGATGAAGCTGCTTCTACCAGAGATGCAAT GTATGAGCAAGCTGAGTTTATGGAGAGGGAACTGGAGCAGATGACAGAACAGATTAAAACAGTCATCCAGACCCTAAATTCCAACCAG GGAGGAGAGCTTGATGGAAATGACGGGATAAATCCACTAGATGTGGTGGTTAGAATTTTAAACAATCAGCTAAGTTCTTTAATGTGGATTGACGAAAAG GCTGAAGAATTCTCCTCACGGATTCAGAAGCTAGCCACCCAAGGTTCTGCTGCTGATCGCCAATTGGCCGGCCCAAAACTCTGGATGTCCTGA